One genomic segment of Sphingobacteriales bacterium includes these proteins:
- a CDS encoding SPFH domain-containing protein, with protein MNSKETLTRPISGFMGLLLLAILLGLTIYAATGLLSINPILGVVVAIISGLCFLIAMAGFLVLDPNESSVLTLFGDYVGSVRDNGFFWTNPFYTKKRISLRARNLETKPIKVNDKLGNPILISAVVVWRVLDTYKSAFEVDHYERFVEIQTESALRKLAGSFSYDSFDDHDRETSLRSGGEEVNHLLEHEMQERLGIAGIQIVEARISNLAYAPEIAHAMLQRQQATAVIAARKRIVEGAVSMVEMALHELGTKEIVHLDEDKKATMVSNLLVVLCSDNAAQPVVNAGSIY; from the coding sequence ATGAACTCAAAAGAAACGCTAACTCGCCCCATTTCGGGCTTTATGGGCTTATTGCTATTGGCAATATTATTAGGCTTAACTATTTATGCTGCAACTGGCTTGCTATCAATTAACCCAATATTAGGTGTTGTTGTTGCAATTATATCTGGGCTTTGTTTTTTAATAGCCATGGCCGGCTTTTTAGTGCTCGACCCAAACGAATCGAGTGTTTTAACCTTGTTTGGCGACTATGTTGGCTCGGTGCGCGACAACGGATTTTTTTGGACTAACCCGTTCTATACTAAAAAACGCATCTCATTGCGCGCCCGCAACCTCGAAACCAAACCTATAAAAGTGAACGACAAATTGGGCAACCCCATACTAATTAGTGCCGTGGTGGTATGGCGTGTTTTAGATACCTATAAAAGTGCTTTTGAAGTTGACCACTACGAGCGATTTGTTGAAATACAGACTGAATCGGCATTGCGCAAATTGGCCGGAAGTTTTTCCTACGATTCGTTTGACGACCACGACAGAGAAACCTCATTGCGCTCTGGCGGAGAAGAGGTAAACCATTTGTTAGAACACGAAATGCAAGAGCGCTTAGGCATTGCCGGAATCCAAATTGTTGAAGCCCGGATTAGCAACTTAGCCTATGCCCCCGAAATTGCCCACGCTATGTTACAACGACAACAAGCAACTGCCGTAATTGCCGCCCGCAAACGTATTGTTGAAGGCGCAGTCAGCATGGTCGAAATGGCACTGCACGAACTTGGCACTAAAGAAATTGTCCACTTAGACGAAGACAAAAAAGCCACTATGGTAAGCAATTTGTTGGTAGTACTTTGCTCAGACAATGCCGCCCAACCAGTTGTAAATGCTGGCTCAATTTATTAA
- a CDS encoding tetratricopeptide repeat protein, with translation MKKNNLFAFLLLLFLSTSAGFAQSSDVMSAYTYLNNYISYKEDDYLNKAKTAIDDAINKMKTKGEDTVKGKSSAKAFLYKGQIYTELALKKQQGAALEAYNAFKKSKSLDDKGRFTDEIENGLFRITGVLYEAGFDFYKAANYKEGYNHFIKVLEIGDLDAKKTKSGAIDTTTIYAAALCADNAGMKDEAKKLYHQLMDVKYKDVAVFLSLSNIYRAEGDDAKANAILKQGREMFPDDKNLAIEEVNFLLKNGKQDEAIQKMEEAIKLDPKNASLHFALATAYDSKKLNDKAVESYQKSLEIDPKYFDALYNLGTLYYNQATEKNTEMNNVDFRDQKKYDALKAERDALFNKALPFFEQAYNVNNKDASTLIALKEIWAIKGDLKKSGEFKAQHEALK, from the coding sequence ATGAAAAAAAATAATTTATTTGCATTTTTGCTTTTATTATTCCTTAGCACTTCGGCAGGTTTTGCCCAATCAAGTGACGTAATGAGTGCCTACACCTACCTTAACAATTACATAAGCTACAAAGAAGATGACTACCTAAACAAAGCCAAAACAGCTATAGACGACGCCATTAACAAAATGAAAACCAAAGGTGAGGACACCGTTAAGGGCAAATCGAGCGCGAAAGCTTTTTTATACAAAGGTCAAATTTATACCGAATTAGCGTTAAAAAAACAGCAGGGTGCCGCCCTTGAGGCCTACAACGCTTTTAAAAAATCAAAATCTTTAGACGACAAGGGCCGTTTTACCGACGAAATTGAAAATGGCTTGTTTAGAATAACCGGTGTATTATACGAGGCCGGATTTGATTTTTATAAAGCAGCTAATTATAAAGAAGGCTATAATCATTTTATAAAAGTGCTTGAAATAGGCGATTTGGATGCCAAAAAAACCAAATCGGGGGCTATTGATACGACAACTATTTACGCTGCCGCCCTTTGCGCCGATAATGCCGGAATGAAAGACGAAGCAAAAAAATTATATCATCAGTTAATGGACGTAAAATACAAAGATGTAGCCGTTTTCCTTTCTTTGTCAAACATTTACAGGGCCGAAGGAGATGATGCCAAAGCAAATGCCATTTTAAAACAAGGTCGCGAAATGTTTCCAGATGATAAAAATTTGGCGATCGAAGAGGTAAACTTCTTATTAAAAAATGGAAAGCAAGACGAAGCAATTCAAAAAATGGAAGAAGCCATAAAACTTGACCCAAAAAATGCAAGTTTACATTTTGCCCTTGCCACAGCTTACGACAGTAAAAAATTAAACGACAAAGCTGTTGAAAGCTATCAAAAATCGCTTGAAATTGATCCAAAGTATTTTGATGCACTCTATAATTTGGGCACTTTGTACTACAACCAAGCCACTGAAAAAAATACTGAAATGAATAATGTTGATTTTAGAGACCAGAAAAAATATGATGCCCTAAAGGCCGAGCGCGATGCACTTTTTAACAAAGCATTGCCATTTTTTGAGCAAGCCTACAATGTTAACAATAAAGATGCCAGTACCTTAATTGCATTAAAAGAAATTTGGGCAATTAAAGGCGACCTTAAAAAATCGGGTGAGTTTAAAGCACAACATGAGGCTTTAAAATAG
- a CDS encoding BamA/TamA family outer membrane protein: MKPPLFQIFIRIKKTLLSQKNNCFMTLYRLCFAFLILSLFPAITAKAQTNNIQLQIIIIDSEINDSTAISKTLVWKNLPRFFPDETSCKTALFDWANSLRNSGWWAFSIDSFSLKPRNENEKILAAYTYIGPRYAWNQIVASKNNSPPPTLPFLADTAKLNKQLSSNKNLPQAPLLTHPKALLQAAENNGYPFAEVIFDSLTIKKPHRATAYYQFKANNYIVLDSFTVFGSARLNKTYLARYLNLKKGRPYSEAQLHNASNRLRELAFAKPTQPPQIRFAADKAYIDFYADAQKASRFNLLLGVLPNPQANAINGQKRYALTGEGELLLLNAFNGGELWQLQFKQYPGKTSQLMIQTQYPYLPVVPLGANVKFDLYLRDTLYRDLTIYGSLQYILSGNNWIKGFIENKTTTLLSVNTNWIKTNKTLPSNLDQQHLFYGFEANYEALDFRLNPLKGWQIMLQLATGTRKLKQNTAIIAAGNEAGINLTEAYNQLNTQNRQWRLHYSLAKFWPLSKRMTIKTQGAGGYLAAFEPSENELFRIGGNKLFRGFNEDAFLTANYQIATLEARFLWSAETYIFLFADGGYLWRTNKVALQKTNPDAAFADFTFATGLGFTFPTKAGIFGLSYAVGSILPASPTFKSGKIHLGYVNYF; encoded by the coding sequence ATGAAACCTCCGCTTTTTCAAATTTTCATCCGGATAAAAAAAACCTTGCTTAGTCAAAAAAATAATTGTTTTATGACTTTGTATAGGTTGTGTTTTGCTTTTTTGATTCTAAGTCTATTCCCAGCAATTACTGCAAAGGCACAAACCAATAATATACAGTTACAAATAATTATTATCGATAGCGAAATTAACGACTCGACCGCAATAAGCAAAACCTTAGTATGGAAAAATTTACCGCGTTTTTTTCCGGATGAAACAAGTTGTAAAACAGCTTTGTTTGACTGGGCTAATAGCTTGCGCAATTCCGGATGGTGGGCATTTTCAATAGATAGTTTCAGTTTAAAACCAAGGAACGAAAATGAAAAAATCTTAGCGGCCTATACCTATATTGGCCCGCGTTATGCGTGGAATCAAATAGTTGCATCAAAAAATAATTCACCCCCCCCTACCCTACCCTTTTTAGCCGATACTGCCAAACTAAACAAACAATTAAGCAGCAACAAAAACCTGCCACAAGCACCGTTATTAACCCACCCAAAAGCCCTGTTACAAGCCGCCGAAAACAATGGCTACCCCTTTGCCGAAGTGATTTTTGATAGTTTAACCATAAAAAAACCACATCGTGCAACCGCTTATTACCAATTTAAAGCCAACAACTATATTGTATTAGATAGTTTTACCGTTTTTGGCTCGGCAAGGTTAAACAAAACCTATTTAGCGCGCTACTTAAACCTTAAAAAAGGAAGACCATACAGCGAAGCTCAACTACATAATGCCAGCAATAGGTTGCGCGAACTGGCTTTTGCCAAACCAACACAACCTCCTCAAATCAGATTTGCCGCCGATAAAGCCTATATTGATTTTTATGCCGATGCACAAAAGGCAAGTCGGTTTAATTTATTATTAGGCGTATTGCCAAACCCACAAGCTAATGCCATCAACGGCCAAAAGCGCTATGCACTTACCGGCGAGGGCGAACTATTATTGCTAAACGCATTTAACGGGGGCGAATTATGGCAGTTGCAGTTTAAACAATATCCGGGAAAAACTTCGCAATTAATGATTCAAACACAATATCCTTACTTGCCGGTTGTTCCGTTGGGTGCTAACGTAAAATTCGATTTATACTTGCGCGATACCTTGTACCGCGACCTAACAATTTACGGCAGTTTGCAATATATTTTATCCGGAAATAACTGGATAAAAGGTTTTATTGAAAACAAAACAACCACCTTATTATCGGTCAATACCAACTGGATAAAAACAAACAAAACACTGCCTTCCAATTTAGACCAGCAACACTTGTTTTATGGTTTTGAAGCCAATTACGAAGCCCTCGATTTTAGGCTTAACCCGCTTAAAGGGTGGCAAATAATGCTACAATTAGCCACCGGAACCCGCAAACTAAAACAAAATACAGCCATTATTGCCGCCGGCAACGAAGCTGGCATTAATTTAACAGAGGCATACAACCAACTCAACACGCAAAACAGGCAATGGCGATTGCACTACTCGTTGGCTAAATTTTGGCCGTTAAGCAAGCGAATGACTATTAAAACCCAAGGGGCCGGCGGTTATTTGGCCGCTTTTGAGCCTTCGGAAAACGAACTTTTCAGAATAGGAGGCAATAAGTTATTTAGGGGATTTAACGAAGATGCATTTTTAACTGCCAACTACCAAATAGCAACCCTTGAAGCCCGTTTTTTGTGGAGTGCCGAAACCTATATTTTTTTGTTTGCTGATGGCGGCTATCTTTGGCGAACTAATAAAGTAGCTTTGCAAAAAACTAATCCGGATGCTGCTTTTGCCGATTTTACATTTGCCACAGGTTTGGGATTTACTTTTCCGACAAAAGCCGGCATTTTTGGCCTCAGTTACGCAGTTGGCAGTATATTGCCCGCCTCGCCCACGTTTAAATCCGGAAAAATACATTTAGGCTATGTTAACTATTTTTAA
- the lhgO gene encoding L-2-hydroxyglutarate oxidase has protein sequence MFDLAIIGGGIIGLATAYLAQQQYPCWKIAIFDKEPKVAQHQTARNSGVIHSGIYYPSGSLKAQNCLHGYQLLLPFCRQYEIPHRICGKIIVATKPTQLGQLQTLYQRGVDNGLKGIKMLTQAQILQYEPHCAGLAGIHVPQTGVVSFSEVCAKLATIIQEKNGNIHLSAEVKLLRENAYNNCIELVTPSKTYQAKRFVNCAGLYSDTLAATLNLNLPLRIIPFRGEYYHLKPNKTALINNLIYPVPDPEFPFLGVHLTKHIDGSVSAGPSAVWALGREAYHWRHLNLNETINTITWPGFRRIVKQHWRMGLTEMYRSLYKTAFTKAIQQLVPNLQTADLLPAPSGIRAQACDAKGNLLSDFCLLPHRLGIHVLNAPSPAATSCLSIAQTILKNLN, from the coding sequence TTGTTCGATTTAGCCATTATTGGAGGGGGCATCATTGGTTTAGCTACTGCCTACCTTGCCCAACAACAATACCCATGTTGGAAAATTGCCATTTTTGACAAAGAACCCAAGGTAGCCCAACATCAAACAGCCCGAAACAGCGGTGTTATACACTCGGGCATTTATTACCCATCCGGAAGTTTAAAGGCTCAAAATTGTTTGCACGGCTACCAACTTTTATTGCCGTTTTGTCGTCAGTACGAAATACCACACCGTATTTGCGGAAAAATTATTGTAGCTACTAAACCTACACAATTAGGACAACTGCAAACTCTTTACCAAAGAGGGGTTGATAATGGCCTAAAGGGCATTAAAATGCTAACTCAAGCCCAAATATTACAATACGAACCTCATTGTGCCGGATTAGCGGGTATTCACGTGCCACAAACAGGCGTTGTTAGTTTTTCGGAAGTTTGTGCCAAACTTGCAACTATTATTCAAGAAAAAAATGGCAATATCCATTTGAGTGCCGAGGTTAAATTACTGCGCGAAAACGCCTATAATAACTGTATTGAGTTGGTTACCCCAAGTAAAACTTACCAAGCCAAAAGATTTGTAAACTGTGCCGGACTTTATTCCGATACCCTGGCAGCTACGCTAAATCTAAACTTACCCCTGCGAATTATTCCTTTCAGAGGCGAATATTACCATTTGAAACCTAACAAAACAGCATTAATAAACAACCTCATTTACCCTGTTCCCGACCCGGAGTTTCCATTTTTGGGGGTTCACCTAACCAAACATATTGACGGCAGCGTGAGTGCCGGCCCCAGTGCAGTGTGGGCGCTTGGCCGCGAAGCATACCATTGGAGGCATTTAAACTTAAACGAAACTATAAATACTATTACCTGGCCCGGATTTAGGCGTATAGTAAAACAACATTGGCGCATGGGGCTAACCGAAATGTACCGCTCGTTGTACAAAACAGCTTTTACCAAGGCCATTCAACAATTAGTACCTAACCTGCAAACCGCCGACTTACTGCCTGCCCCATCGGGTATTAGGGCGCAAGCCTGCGATGCTAAAGGTAATCTTTTAAGCGATTTTTGTTTACTGCCACACCGCTTAGGTATTCATGTTTTAAATGCACCTTCGCCAGCAGCTACCTCTTGTTTAAGTATTGCCCAAACCATATTAAAAAACCTAAATTAA
- a CDS encoding 1-acyl-sn-glycerol-3-phosphate acyltransferase, which yields MSLSHEQNRLGIYDKIIPNLTDWPISKLSQNRQSFIDAHIEQSKAQILTGLKHPDELKKVLAKALYLERIRIKEDPWRVDPSDEKSFWNNITRKLIKISQLKPGEPETELDDEAFEEIISRYSHEIAGHFSPRAYKFSTWILPFLFSQFLNKASIWKIGSPRLHLRDRIEFTGNIELVRELSTKGTVVLTPTHFSNLDSPLIGWVIHVLGLPAFLYGAGLNLFNSKPFAFFMSRLGAYKVDRRKRNLLYLETLKTYSRMTLREGCHSLFFPGGTRSRSGQIEKQLKLGLLGTALEAQRLNYTSPPPNITGNPRKYGDKIFIVPLIINYHAVLEAVSLIDQHLKGSGREKYFMDKNVFPSWYQALKSMNRYFAAKSEMIISFGQPMDVLGNIVDANGTSLDRQGNPIAIERYFMTNDQLVNDRQRDEEYTRMLGEHILAQFYKYNTVLSSHLVAFTAYQILTRKYHWLDTYGLVRLPEEDREIDYQQFIETCSRLRTVLQGMQSDGKIQMADTLHGDIERIVKHGILNVGVYHNNRPLTTTTQGNITSQDMTLLLYYHNRLLGYELEKNETIFSQTT from the coding sequence ATGTCGTTATCGCACGAGCAGAATAGATTAGGTATTTACGATAAAATTATACCGAACTTAACCGATTGGCCAATTAGCAAACTAAGCCAAAACCGGCAATCTTTTATTGATGCCCATATTGAGCAAAGTAAAGCACAAATTTTAACGGGTTTAAAGCATCCGGATGAGTTAAAAAAAGTGTTGGCCAAAGCCCTTTACTTAGAGCGCATAAGAATTAAAGAAGACCCTTGGCGCGTTGACCCCTCTGACGAAAAATCTTTTTGGAATAATATTACCCGGAAATTGATAAAAATATCGCAGCTAAAGCCCGGAGAACCCGAAACCGAACTTGACGACGAAGCTTTTGAAGAAATAATAAGCCGTTATAGCCACGAAATTGCAGGTCATTTTAGCCCACGTGCCTATAAATTTAGTACTTGGATTTTGCCTTTTTTGTTCTCACAATTTTTAAATAAAGCCTCAATATGGAAAATTGGTAGCCCTCGCCTACACCTGCGCGACCGCATTGAGTTTACAGGTAATATTGAACTTGTGCGAGAGTTAAGCACAAAAGGTACGGTAGTGCTTACACCTACCCATTTTAGCAATTTAGACTCGCCGCTTATTGGTTGGGTGATACATGTCTTGGGGCTTCCGGCATTTTTGTATGGTGCCGGACTAAATTTGTTCAACAGCAAACCTTTTGCCTTTTTTATGAGCCGCTTGGGAGCTTATAAAGTTGACAGGCGAAAAAGAAACCTGCTGTATCTTGAGACGCTTAAAACCTATAGCCGGATGACCCTGCGCGAAGGCTGCCATAGTTTGTTTTTTCCCGGAGGTACGCGCTCGCGGTCGGGACAAATAGAAAAACAACTTAAGCTGGGTTTATTAGGCACCGCTTTAGAAGCACAACGCCTGAATTATACTAGCCCGCCACCAAATATAACAGGAAACCCGCGCAAATACGGCGATAAAATATTTATTGTTCCGCTTATAATTAACTACCATGCCGTTTTAGAGGCTGTTTCGTTAATAGACCAGCATTTAAAAGGTAGTGGACGCGAAAAATATTTTATGGATAAAAACGTTTTTCCGAGTTGGTACCAAGCCCTTAAATCAATGAATAGATATTTTGCCGCCAAATCAGAAATGATAATATCTTTTGGCCAGCCAATGGACGTACTTGGAAATATTGTTGATGCTAATGGCACCAGTTTAGACCGGCAAGGAAACCCCATCGCCATTGAACGCTATTTTATGACCAACGACCAATTAGTAAACGACCGCCAACGAGATGAAGAATATACCCGCATGTTGGGCGAGCATATTTTAGCCCAATTTTACAAATATAATACAGTTTTATCGAGCCATTTAGTGGCTTTTACCGCCTATCAAATATTAACACGCAAATATCATTGGTTAGATACTTACGGCTTAGTTCGACTTCCGGAGGAAGATCGCGAAATTGATTATCAACAATTTATTGAAACATGCTCGCGCCTACGCACCGTTTTACAAGGTATGCAAAGCGATGGTAAAATTCAAATGGCCGACACCCTGCACGGAGATATTGAACGCATTGTAAAACATGGCATTTTAAATGTTGGGGTTTACCACAATAACCGTCCGTTAACTACCACCACACAAGGCAATATTACCAGCCAAGATATGACCTTGTTGCTCTACTACCACAACCGACTTTTAGGCTATGAATTAGAAAAAAACGAAACTATTTTTAGTCAAACCACCTAA
- a CDS encoding SprB repeat-containing protein, giving the protein MDVTCSSTDVTTNGGSDGTASVTASGGTPPYTYLWNTGATTSSISGLVAGTYSLTVTDAWGCTAECSTTVNEPGCNLSASADGTPVSCNDGSDGTATATPTGNNGAVTYLWSNGATTQSISGLSAGTYTVTITDAVNCTAIASYTVTEPPVMDVTCSSTDVTTNGGSDGTASVTASGGTPPYTYLWNTGATTSSISGLTAGTYTVTVTDAKGCTAECSTTVNEPGCNLSATADGTPVSCHDGSDGTATATPTGNNGAVTYLWSNGATTQTISGLSAGTYTVTITDAVNCTATASYTVTEPPVMNVTCTSTDATTNGGSDGTASVTASGGTPPYTYLWNTGATTSSISGLTAGTYTVTVTDAKGCTAECSTTVNEPDCTLFDAGKTGETCNDASTNSDATDDYITFSLNPTGSGLAATYTVSASGGFTISPTSGTYGSATAFQLSAGSANGSLITITVTDDNSANCSITTTVIQEPCSNCPPVKCTPVSITKN; this is encoded by the coding sequence ATGGATGTAACTTGCAGCAGCACCGATGTAACCACCAACGGCGGCAGCGATGGCACAGCCAGCGTAACAGCCAGCGGCGGCACACCACCCTACACCTATTTGTGGAACACCGGCGCAACAACTTCGAGCATTAGCGGCTTAGTAGCGGGTACATACAGCCTAACCGTTACCGATGCTTGGGGTTGTACTGCCGAGTGCAGCACCACCGTTAACGAGCCAGGTTGTAACCTTAGTGCAAGTGCTGATGGTACACCTGTATCTTGCAATGATGGCAGCGATGGTACCGCAACAGCCACACCTACAGGCAATAACGGTGCGGTAACTTATTTATGGAGCAACGGCGCAACCACCCAAAGCATTAGCGGTTTATCGGCTGGCACTTATACCGTAACGATAACAGATGCTGTTAATTGTACGGCAATAGCCAGCTACACCGTTACCGAACCCCCTGTAATGGATGTAACTTGCAGCAGCACCGATGTAACCACCAACGGCGGCAGCGATGGCACAGCCAGCGTAACAGCCAGCGGCGGCACACCACCCTACACCTATTTGTGGAACACCGGCGCAACAACTTCGAGCATTAGCGGCTTAACCGCCGGCACTTATACCGTAACCGTTACCGATGCCAAGGGTTGTACTGCCGAGTGCAGCACCACCGTTAACGAACCAGGTTGTAACCTTAGTGCTACTGCTGATGGTACTCCTGTGTCTTGCCATGACGGCAGCGATGGTACCGCAACAGCCACACCTACAGGCAATAACGGTGCGGTAACTTATTTATGGAGCAACGGCGCAACCACCCAAACTATTAGCGGTTTATCGGCTGGTACTTATACGGTTACCATTACCGATGCCGTTAATTGTACGGCAACAGCCAGCTACACCGTTACCGAACCCCCTGTTATGAATGTAACCTGCACCAGCACCGATGCAACCACCAACGGTGGCAGCGATGGCACAGCCAGCGTAACAGCCAGCGGCGGTACACCACCCTACACCTATTTGTGGAACACAGGCGCAACAACTTCGAGCATTAGTGGCTTAACCGCTGGCACTTATACCGTAACCGTAACCGATGCCAAGGGTTGTACTGCCGAGTGCAGCACCACCGTTAACGAGCCAGATTGCACACTTTTCGATGCTGGCAAAACAGGCGAAACCTGTAACGATGCAAGTACAAACAGCGATGCCACCGACGATTATATCACCTTTAGCTTAAATCCTACGGGTAGTGGTTTAGCTGCAACCTATACTGTTTCGGCAAGTGGAGGTTTTACTATTAGTCCAACATCCGGAACTTACGGCAGTGCAACGGCTTTCCAATTAAGCGCAGGCTCGGCAAATGGCAGTTTAATTACCATCACGGTTACCGATGACAACAGTGCTAATTGTAGCATAACCACAACGGTAATACAAGAGCCCTGCTCTAATTGCCCGCCTGTTAAATGTACCCCAGTTTCTATTACTAAGAATTAA
- a CDS encoding SprB repeat-containing protein: MEHRRNNLSISGLVAGTYSVTVTDAGGCTAECSTTVNEPGCNLSATADGTPVSCNDGSDGTATATPTGNNGAVTYLWSNGATTQTISGLSAGTYTVTITDAVNCTAIASYTVTEPL, translated from the coding sequence GTGGAACACCGGCGCAACAACTTGAGCATTAGCGGCTTAGTAGCGGGTACATACAGCGTAACCGTTACCGATGCTGGCGGTTGTACTGCCGAGTGCAGCACCACCGTTAACGAACCAGGTTGTAACCTTAGTGCTACTGCTGATGGTACACCTGTATCTTGCAATGACGGCAGCGATGGCACCGCAACAGCTACACCTACAGGCAATAACGGTGCGGTAACTTATTTATGGAGCAACGGCGCAACCACCCAAACTATTAGCGGTTTATCGGCTGGCACTTATACCGTAACGATAACAGATGCTGTTAATTGTACGGCAATAGCCAGCTACACCGTTACCGAACCCCTGTAA
- a CDS encoding SprB repeat-containing protein yields MDVTCSSTDVTTNGGSDGTASVTASGGTPPYTYLWNTGATT; encoded by the coding sequence ATGGATGTAACTTGCAGCAGCACCGATGTAACCACTAACGGCGGCAGCGATGGCACAGCCAGCGTAACAGCCAGCGGCGGCACACCACCCTACACCTATTTGTGGAACACCGGCGCAACAACTTGA
- a CDS encoding SprB repeat-containing protein: MDVTCSSTDVTTNGGSDGTASVTASGGTPPYTYLWNTGATTSSISGLVAGTYSVTVTDAKGCTAECSTTVNEPGCNLSASADGTPVSCNDGSDGTATATPTGNNGAVTYLWSNGATTQTISGLSAGTYTVTITDAVNCTAIASYTVTEPL, translated from the coding sequence ATGGATGTAACTTGCAGCAGCACCGATGTAACCACCAACGGCGGCAGCGATGGCACAGCCAGCGTAACAGCCAGCGGCGGCACACCACCCTACACCTATTTGTGGAACACCGGCGCAACAACTTCGAGCATTAGCGGCTTAGTAGCGGGTACATACAGCGTAACCGTTACCGATGCCAAGGGTTGTACTGCCGAGTGCAGCACCACCGTTAACGAGCCAGGTTGTAACCTTAGTGCAAGTGCTGATGGTACACCTGTATCTTGCAATGACGGCAGCGATGGCACCGCAACAGCTACACCTACAGGCAATAACGGTGCGGTAACTTATTTATGGAGCAACGGCGCAACCACCCAAACTATTAGCGGTTTATCGGCTGGCACTTATACCGTAACGATAACAGATGCTGTTAATTGTACGGCAATAGCCAGCTACACCGTTACCGAACCCCTGTAA
- a CDS encoding helix-turn-helix transcriptional regulator, with translation MASLNKKHLDSASEALRAIAHPLRLSILRFIDEKKVINVNKIYNSLKLEQSITSQHLRIMRSANLVEAKREGKFIHYSVNYDRIKELNDTILEFNSKFAVMFTESEEKMLGK, from the coding sequence ATGGCTTCGTTAAACAAAAAGCACTTAGATAGTGCCTCCGAAGCGCTAAGAGCAATAGCGCACCCATTACGTTTATCTATTTTGCGATTTATCGACGAAAAAAAGGTAATCAACGTAAACAAAATTTACAACTCTCTAAAACTAGAACAATCTATCACCTCGCAGCATTTACGTATTATGCGCAGCGCTAATTTGGTAGAAGCTAAGCGAGAAGGAAAATTTATACACTATTCAGTTAATTATGACCGAATAAAAGAACTAAACGATACTATTTTAGAGTTTAATTCGAAGTTTGCCGTAATGTTTACTGAAAGTGAAGAAAAAATGCTCGGAAAATAA
- a CDS encoding UbiA family prenyltransferase, producing the protein MIKNYLSLVKFSHTIFALPFAILGFFTAIKYYGYAFEPLKLALVLGCMVFARSAAMAFNRYADRHIDAKNPRTIIREIPSGIISANAALFFVILNCLLFVICTFFINRLCFYLSPIALLVVLGYSYTKRFTALCHLVLGLGLALAPIGAFIAVSERFEVLPVLYSFAVLLWVSGFDIIYALQDEQFDKAMRLYSFPAAIGKRKALLLSGGLHLFCAIFILTAGWYAKFILWYWVGAAVFLGLLFYQHTLVKPNDLSKVNIAFFTTNGVASIVFSAFALIELFWFNK; encoded by the coding sequence ATGATAAAAAATTACTTATCGTTAGTTAAATTCAGCCATACTATTTTTGCTTTGCCCTTTGCTATTTTGGGCTTTTTTACGGCAATTAAATATTATGGTTATGCTTTTGAGCCTTTAAAATTAGCCTTGGTTTTAGGTTGTATGGTTTTTGCGCGCAGTGCTGCAATGGCGTTTAACCGTTACGCCGACCGCCATATTGATGCAAAAAACCCCCGCACAATTATTCGCGAAATTCCATCCGGAATTATTAGTGCAAATGCAGCCCTGTTTTTTGTTATTCTTAATTGCTTGTTATTTGTTATTTGTACTTTTTTTATCAATCGCTTGTGTTTCTACTTATCGCCGATTGCTTTATTGGTTGTACTTGGTTACAGTTACACAAAGCGTTTTACCGCCCTTTGCCACTTGGTTTTGGGCTTAGGTTTGGCTTTGGCGCCTATTGGGGCATTTATAGCTGTATCTGAACGTTTTGAGGTGCTACCTGTGTTGTATAGTTTTGCCGTTTTATTGTGGGTAAGCGGCTTCGATATTATTTATGCGCTGCAAGACGAGCAATTTGATAAGGCGATGCGGTTATATTCTTTTCCGGCAGCAATTGGCAAACGCAAAGCATTACTGTTATCGGGCGGATTACACTTATTTTGTGCTATTTTTATTCTAACCGCCGGATGGTACGCCAAATTTATACTGTGGTATTGGGTGGGGGCGGCTGTGTTTTTGGGTTTGTTGTTTTACCAGCATACTTTAGTAAAACCTAACGATTTAAGCAAGGTAAATATTGCTTTTTTTACTACCAATGGTGTTGCCAGTATTGTTTTTTCGGCTTTTGCCTTGATTGAGTTGTTTTGGTTCAACAAATAG